GCAGGTGAAGATTCTCGACGAGGCGACGAAGCTCCAGCGCTCGGTGCGCCAGAACGAGAACGCCGCGAAGATCATGCTGCGCGAGGCCGAGCGCCTGACCAATGCCAGCAAGTTCTTCGGCGATTTCCTCTCCGAATTCAGCCGGGGCGCGACGCCCGAGGAGCAGTTGAAGGTTGTCCGCGAGCGCTACCCGCTCTTCAGCAAGACCGAGCGCTCGATCTCGATGATCCTGCCGAAGAACCAGACGGTCGTGCTGATCACCATCCGCAACACGATCGACGAACTCGGCGCGCTGCTCAAGTCGACCGATCCGGCGAGCGTCACCGTGCCGGAAATCGCCCGCCGTGTGAACCGCTTCCGTCAGGTTACCATCCAGCTTCAGGGCGCCGCCGCCGCGAAGATGCGCGAGGCGACCCGCATCTTCAACGAACTCGACACGCCGATCATCAAGTCGGAGGCCGTTCTCGGCTCCACGCGCAAGCTCGTCTCCTCCATCGACGATATCGAGGTCGCCGCCGCGCGCTTCCTCGGCGAGACCTCGCCGGAGAACCGCGTCAAGCTCACCGGCAATCTCGCCATCATGCGCATCGACATGAACGGTCTGCGCGGCGCGGCCAGCGACCAGCCGTTCTTCGCCGCCGTGGACGAGACGCTGCCGAAGCTGCTGGAGCGCATCGAGGCCGACAGCGCCGAGCTCGTGAAGATCAGCACCGAGCGCGCCGCCCAGTTCGAGGCCGCCGGTCAGTCGATCGATACGATCTGGAACCTGCTCAGCCAGTTCGCCGAGGAGCAGAAGACCAGCGCCGGCACCGAGCGCGAGAAGGCCAACCAGGTCTCTGTTCTCGCGACCGTCGCGGGTGCGGCCATCGCCGTCCTCGCCGGCATCGCCCTCGTGCTGACGCTGAAGGGGCCGATCGGCCAGATCACCGGCGCGATGCGCCGGCTGGCGGACGGCTTCCTCGACACCGGTATTTCCGGCGAAGGCCGCGCCGATGAGATCGGCGACATGGCCCGCGCCCTCGGTGTCTTCAAGGAAAATGCCCTGTCGAAGATCCGCATCGAGGAGGAAAGCGAACAGCAGCGCGCGGCGGCGGAAGCCGAGCGCGCCCGCAACGACGCCGAGAAGCAGTCCCTCGACCGCGACATCGACTTCGCCGTAAACGCGCTCGCCGCCGGTCTTGGCCGTCTTGCGCAGGGCGACCTGTCGCGCCAGATCGACACGCCCTTCACCGGCCGCCTAGAACAGCTTCGCCGGGACTTCAACGTCTCGCTGGAGCGCCTGCACGACACGCTCGGCCAGATCCGCACCAATGCGATGTCGATCCAGCGCAGCGGCTCGGATATGTTGCAATCGGCCGATGCGCTTTCCAAGCGTACCGAGGCACAGGCCTCCTCGCTGGAGGAGACCGCCGCCGCCGTCGAGCAGATCACGGTCACGGTTCGCTCCTCCGCCGAGCGGGCGCACGAGGCGAATGTGGTCGTCGGCACGACGAAGCGCAGCGCCGACAGTTCCGCCGCGGTCGTCAACAACGCGATTGCCGCCATGGGCCGCATCGAGGGAGCTTCGCGCCAGATCGAGCAGATCATCGAGGTGATCGACGATATCGCCTTCCAGACGAACCTGCTCGCCCTCAATGCCGGCATCGAGGCAGCCCGTGCCGGCGACGCCGGCAAGGGCTTCGCGGTGGTGGCGCAGGAGGTGCGCGAGCTTGCCCAACGCTCGGCGCAGGCGGCAAAGGAGATCAAGGGCCTCATCGAGAAATCGACGAACGAGGTCAGCGCCGGTTCGCATCTGGTGCAGGAGACGGGCGCTGTGCTCGCTTCGATCAGCGAGCAGATCGTCACCGTCAGCCAGCATGTGGACATGATGGCGACGGCGAGCCGCGACCAGGCGGCGGCGCTGCAGGAGGTCAATGGCTCCGTCAACCAGATGGACCAGATGACCCAGCAGAACGCCTCGATGGTGGACCTGACGACGGCCGCTAGCCGCAAGCTCGCGGGCGACGCCGATACGCTGATGATGCTGGTCGAACAGTTCCGCCTCGAAGCGGACGACCAGGGCCTTAACCGCGCGGCCTGATTTCCGCGTCTGCGATGAAACGACAGCCCCCGGTGCGCGGAAAACGCGCCGGGGGTTTTGCGTGACCGGCGATATCCCGGTCACAGCCGGATCGCGGTCTCCTCCTTCGCCGTGCGGATGACCACCATGGTGAAGAACCGCGCGACATTGTGCTCGTCGCTGAACAGCCTGTCGCAGAGGGCGACATATTCCTCCATGTCGTGCAGGCGCAGCATCAGGATGACGTCCGTCTCGCCCGTGACGGCATAGGCCTGCGCGACGGCATCCTCCGCGACGGCGACGTCCAGGAAGCGGCGCATATGCTGCTCGCCATGCAGCTTCAACTCCACCGTGACGATGGCCTTGATCATGCGGCCGGCCCTGGCCGGGTTCAGGATCGCGACGATGCGGTCGATCACGCCCGACTTGCGCAGCCGTTGCGTGCGGCGCAGGCAACTGGAGGGTGACAGTCCAACCTCGTCCGCCATGTCGACATTGGTGCGCGATGCATCGCGCTGCAGGAGGTTCAGCAGTTTCCGGTCGATCCGATCCATGCCGGCAGCATAGGCGCCTTCGCCATCTTTGCAATAAAATTGCACCATCCTGCAATCTTTGACCGAAACTGCGAAGCGGCCCGGGTTAGGAAAATCCAGCCAACGGAAGGAGCCTCAGATGCCGTTCTTCGCCACAGCCCTGCAGAAGACCAAGGAAACCCTCGATGTCTACTGGGTGCTTGTCCGCATCACCGTCCCTATCGCGCTGGCGACGGAGTTTTTGGCGCGCATGGGCGTGATCAAGGCTATGACGCCTGTTTTCGCGCCGGTCATGAATCTCGTCGGGCTTCCCCCGGAGCTGGGGCTGGCCTGGCTGACGGGCATGCTCATCGGGATCTGGGGCGCCGTGCCGCTCCTCTTCACGCTCGTTCCCGTCTCTTCGCTCAGCGTGGCGGACGTCACGATCTTCTCGGCGCTCATCCTGTTCGGGCACGCCCTGCCCATCGAGCAGAAGATCATCCAGCAGGCGGGCCCGGGCATTGTCGTCTCGACCGCGCTGCGCTTTGCCGGCGGCCTGCTTTTCGCCTTCCTGCTGCACCAGGTCTTTTCGGCCACGGGCTGGCTGTCCGCGCCGGTCGCTCCCGCCTGGATCCCGATCAGCGCGACGCCCGACTGGCTGGAGTATCTACGGGGCCTTGCGGAAACCATGCTCTGGATGCTCGTCATCCTCGTCGTCCTGTCCTGGGGCCTCGAAATCCTCAAGGTGACGGGCGTGCTGGCCCTCCTGATGAAAGCCCTGTCGCCGGTGCTGCGGCTGGCCGGCATCCGGGGCGAGGCGGAGCATCTCACCGCCGTCGGCCTGTTCCTCGGCATCTCCTATGGCGCGGGCCTGCTGATCCGCGAGGCGCAATCGGGCGCGGTGTCGCCGCGGCAGATCTTCCTGTCCTGCGTCTTCATGGGCTTCGCGCATAGCGTGATCGAGGACACGCTGATCGTGCTCGCTCTCGGCGCGGACATCTACAGCGTGCTTGTCGCGCGGGTCGTCTTCGCCGTGGCCGCGACGGCCGTCATCGCGGCTGTGCTGGCCAACCTCTCGGACCGCACGTTCTTCACGCGCATGTTCCGGTCGAACGTCATCAAGGTGGAAGGCTGACGCGCGGAAAATCCGCCGAACGAAAAATCCCCGGCGCAGGGAACGCCGGGGATTTTCCTTGACTGGACTATGCCTTGATCAGCCGCGACCCTGCGTCACGATGACCGGGATCAGCAGGTCGCCCCAGTTGCCCTCTCCGCCGTGATGGCGGGCGGAGCGGACGAGTTCCACCGAGACGCCGGCCTCGACCGCCTTCATGACGGACTGGTTGAGGCGGTGCAGGTCGTTGGCGACCATGCGGATCATGGCCTGCTGGTCGGGGGTCATGGCGGAAGCCTGCTCTTCGGCTCGTTCCTTGACGCGGGTCTGGACTGTCATGGCATTTCTCCTCTTCTGAGCATTTTGCAGGCAGGCGGTACGCCTGCCGTCGCAGGAAATGCGGCTCTATGGGGTTCTTGAAAGGTGACGGATCGGGTTATTCGGCGGCCGGGCG
This DNA window, taken from Shinella zoogloeoides, encodes the following:
- a CDS encoding methyl-accepting chemotaxis protein — encoded protein: MFIDKILARFKIQTKVLVFILPFVLSICAVGFTGLYASGLLQGRMEISNSVLQSLSGFKDVYAGMNRFLQDTTEANRDAVHERLTAQGEVLRATMDSLAPDADRSKLVDAEAQTKDIQARMDGLWTLYVNEVGLHETMTKNLNTLSSEQVKILDEATKLQRSVRQNENAAKIMLREAERLTNASKFFGDFLSEFSRGATPEEQLKVVRERYPLFSKTERSISMILPKNQTVVLITIRNTIDELGALLKSTDPASVTVPEIARRVNRFRQVTIQLQGAAAAKMREATRIFNELDTPIIKSEAVLGSTRKLVSSIDDIEVAAARFLGETSPENRVKLTGNLAIMRIDMNGLRGAASDQPFFAAVDETLPKLLERIEADSAELVKISTERAAQFEAAGQSIDTIWNLLSQFAEEQKTSAGTEREKANQVSVLATVAGAAIAVLAGIALVLTLKGPIGQITGAMRRLADGFLDTGISGEGRADEIGDMARALGVFKENALSKIRIEEESEQQRAAAEAERARNDAEKQSLDRDIDFAVNALAAGLGRLAQGDLSRQIDTPFTGRLEQLRRDFNVSLERLHDTLGQIRTNAMSIQRSGSDMLQSADALSKRTEAQASSLEETAAAVEQITVTVRSSAERAHEANVVVGTTKRSADSSAAVVNNAIAAMGRIEGASRQIEQIIEVIDDIAFQTNLLALNAGIEAARAGDAGKGFAVVAQEVRELAQRSAQAAKEIKGLIEKSTNEVSAGSHLVQETGAVLASISEQIVTVSQHVDMMATASRDQAAALQEVNGSVNQMDQMTQQNASMVDLTTAASRKLAGDADTLMMLVEQFRLEADDQGLNRAA
- a CDS encoding Lrp/AsnC family transcriptional regulator, whose product is MDRIDRKLLNLLQRDASRTNVDMADEVGLSPSSCLRRTQRLRKSGVIDRIVAILNPARAGRMIKAIVTVELKLHGEQHMRRFLDVAVAEDAVAQAYAVTGETDVILMLRLHDMEEYVALCDRLFSDEHNVARFFTMVVIRTAKEETAIRL
- a CDS encoding nucleoside recognition domain-containing protein, producing the protein MPFFATALQKTKETLDVYWVLVRITVPIALATEFLARMGVIKAMTPVFAPVMNLVGLPPELGLAWLTGMLIGIWGAVPLLFTLVPVSSLSVADVTIFSALILFGHALPIEQKIIQQAGPGIVVSTALRFAGGLLFAFLLHQVFSATGWLSAPVAPAWIPISATPDWLEYLRGLAETMLWMLVILVVLSWGLEILKVTGVLALLMKALSPVLRLAGIRGEAEHLTAVGLFLGISYGAGLLIREAQSGAVSPRQIFLSCVFMGFAHSVIEDTLIVLALGADIYSVLVARVVFAVAATAVIAAVLANLSDRTFFTRMFRSNVIKVEG
- a CDS encoding SMc00767 family acetate metabolism repressor, with the protein product MTVQTRVKERAEEQASAMTPDQQAMIRMVANDLHRLNQSVMKAVEAGVSVELVRSARHHGGEGNWGDLLIPVIVTQGRG